A window from Drosophila nasuta strain 15112-1781.00 chromosome 3, ASM2355853v1, whole genome shotgun sequence encodes these proteins:
- the LOC132792059 gene encoding ATP-citrate synthase isoform X2: MSAKAITEASGKDVLNRHLNQNGAGAATCRFATVNAETDWSKLSVDQPWLLNTPLVVKPDQLIKRRGKLGLIGVKKTFEQVKQWIEERLNKDQKIGNAVGKLRNFIIEPFIPHTEAEEMYVCIYSHRSADTILFYHQGGVDIGDVDAKAVKLDVPVDSELSLADVKTTLLKAITDAATKERIAKFVFALYKTFADLYFTYLEINPLVVTADNLYILDLAAKLDSTADFICRPKWGEIDYPPPFGRDAFPEEAYIADLDAKSGASLKLTILNRNGRIWTMVAGGGASVIYSDTICDLGGAAELANYGEYSGAPSEQQTYEYAKTILNLMTSSPKHPDGKVLITGGGIANFTNVASTFQGIITALSEFQPKLVEHNVSIFVRRAGPNYQEGLRRMRDFGSTLGIPLHVFGPETHMTSICGMALGKRPIPQAASVEFSTANFLLPGGQQAQADLKEASDADALGSDESDGVAATNNHQQNSASNGSNLNRKFFSNTTKAIVWGMQQRAVQSMLDFDFICRRDQPSVVAMVYPFTGDHKQKYYWGHKEILIPVYKKMSDAIHKHKEVDVMVNFASLRSAYDSTLEVLDFPQIRTVAIIAEGIPENMTRKLIVEANKKGVAIIGPATVGGVKPGCFKIGNTGGMLDNILHSKLYRPGSVAYVSRSGGMSNELNNIISKATDGVIEGIAIGGDRYPGSTFMDHILRYQADPETKLIVLLGEVGGNEEYDVCAALKDNRITKPLVAWCIGTCASMFTSEVQFGHAGSCANSDRETATAKNKALREAGAYVPESFDNLGELIHQVYSELVKTGRIVPREEVPPPTVPMDYSWARELGLIRKPASFMTSICDERGQELMYAGMPISEVLNKDVGIGGVISLLWFQRCLPSYVCKFFEMCLMVTADHGPAVSGAHNTIVCARAGKDLVSSVVSGLLTIGDRFGGALDGSARQFSEAYDTNLHPMEFVNKMRKEGKLILGIGHRVKSINNPDVRVKIIKEFVLENFPQCPLLKYALEVEKITTNKKPNLILNVDGVIATAFVDMLRNSGSFTSEEAQEYINVGAINSLFVLGRSIGFIGHYMDQKRLKQGLYRHPWDDISYVIPEQYN, encoded by the exons CCACTTGTGGTCAAGCCTGATCAGCTGATTAAGCGACGCGGCAAACTTGGCCTCATTGGCGTCAAGAAGACCTTTGAGCAGGTGAAGCAATGGATCGAAGAACGCCTCAACAAGGATCAGAAGATTGGCAATGCGGTGGGCAAGCTGCGAAACTTTATCATCGAGCCCTTCATCCCCCACACAGAG GCCGAGGAGATGTACGTGTGCATCTATTCGCATCGTTCAGCGGACACGATTCTGTTCTATCATCAGGGCGGAGTTGACATTGGCGATGTGGATGCCAAGGCTGTCAAGCTCGACGTTCCCGTCGACAGCGAATTGTCGCTGGCCGATGTGAAGACAACGCTGCTCAAGGCGATCACAGATGCTGCGACTAAGGAGCGCATCGCCAAGTTCGTCTTTGCGCTATACAAGACATTTGCCGATTTGTATTTCACGTATCTGGAGATCAATCCCCTTGTGGTGACTGCagataatttgtatatattggATTTGGCAGCCAAGCTGGACTCGACTGCCGACTTCATATGTCGTCCCAAGTGGGGTGAAATTGATTATCCACCACCATTTGGTCGCGATGCCTTCCCCGAGGAAGCGTACATTGCCGATCTCGATGCAAAGAGCGGCGCCTCACTCAAACTCACGATTTTGAATAGAAATGGCCGTATTTGGACCATGGTTGCTGGAGGTGGTGCCAGTGTCATTTACTCCGATACCATTTGCGATCTTGGCGGCGCCGCAGAGTTGGCCAACTATGGCGAATACAGTGGAGCACCGTCGGAGCAGCAGACGTATGAGTACGCTAAAACCATACTTAACCTGATGACCTCGTCGCCCAAACACCCAGATGGCAAGGTGCTGATTACCGGCGGCGGCATTGCCAATTTTACCAATGTCGCTTCGACCTTTCAAG GTATCATCACCGCACTCAGCGAGTTCCAACCCAAGCTGGTCGAACACAATGTTTCGATCTTTGTGCGCCGTGCTGGCCCCAATTATCAGGAGGGATTGCGTCGCATGCGTGACTTTGGCAGCACTCTCGGCATTCCGCTGCATGTCTTTGGCCCCGAGACACACATGACCTCCATTTGCGGCATGGCTCTGGGCAAGCGACCCATTCCACAGGCGGCCAGCGTTGAATTCTCCACGGCCAACTTTTTGTTGCCGGGCGGACAGCAAGCGCAGGCTGACTTGAAGGAAGCCAGTGATGCTGACGCTCTGGGCTCCG ATGAGAGCGATGGAGTTGCCGCCACCAATAATCACCAGCAGAACAGCGCAAGCAATGGGTCGAACTTGAATAGAAAGTTCTTCTCAAACACAACCAAAGCCATCGTCTGGGGCATGCAACAGCGTGCAGTGCAATCTATGCTGGACTTTGATTTTATCTGCAG ACGCGATCAACCTTCGGTGGTGGCCATGGTTTATCCATTCACAGGCGATCACAAGCAGAAGTACTACTGGGGACACAAGGAGATACTCATTCCCGTCTACAAGAAGATGTCCGACGCCATACATAAGCACAAAGAGGTCGACGTCATGGTGAACTTTGCCTCGTTGCGTTCCGCATATGATTCCACTTTGGAGGTGCTTGACTTCCCACAAATTCGCACGGTTGCCATCATTGCCGAGGGCATTCCCGAGAACATGACACGCAAGCTGATTGTGGAGGCCAACAAGAAGGGAGTCGCCATCATTGGACCCGCTACTGTCGGTGGCGTGAAACCAGGTTGCTTCAAGATTGGTAACACCGGTGGTATGCTTGACAACATACTCCACTCCAAGCTCTACCGTCCAGGCAGTGTGGCGTATGTTTCCCGCTCAGGTGGCATGTCGAATGAGTTGAACAATATCATCTCGAAGGCAACGGATGGCGTCATTGAAGGCATTGCCATTGGTGGCGATAGATATCCCGGCTCCACATTCATGGATCACATTCTGCGCTATCAGGCCGATCCTGAGACGAAGCTTATAGTGTTGCTGGGTGAAGTGGGTGGCAACGAGGAGTATGATGTGTGCGCTGCGCTCAAGGATAATCGCATCACAAAGCCACTTGTCGCCTGGTGCATTGGCACATGCGCCAGCATGTTTACCTCAGAAGTGCAGTTCGGTCATGCCGGTTCGTGCGCCAACTCAGATCGCGAAACAGCCACGGCAAAGAACAAGGCACTGCGCGAAGCTGGTGCCTATGTGCCGGAATCCTTCGATAATCTAGGCGAGCTGATTCATCAGGTGTACAGCGAGCTGGTGAAGACCGGCCGCATTGTGCCACGCGAGGAAGTGCCGCCACCAACAGTACCCATGGATTATTCGTGGGCTCGTGAGCTGGGACTCATTCGCAAGCCAGCCTCATTCATGACCTCAATTTGTGACGAGCGTGGCCAGGAGCTGATGTACGCTGGCATGCCCATCAGTGAGGTGCTCAACAAAGATGTGGGCATCGGTGGTGTCATCTCGCTGCTGTGGTTTCAGCGTTGTCTACCCTCGTATGTGTGCAAGTTCTTCGAAATGTGCCTGATGGTCACGGCTGATCATGGTCCAGCTGTCTCTGGCGCCCACAATACCATTGTGTGTGCTCGTGCTGGCAAGGATCTGGTCTCCTCAGTCGTCAGCGGTCTGTTGACCATC GGTGATCGGTTTGGTGGCGCTCTGGATGGATCTGCCAGGCAATTCTCAGAGGCCTACGACACCAACTTGCATCCCATGGAGTTTGTTAACAAAATGCGCAAGGAGGGCAAACTCATCTTGGGCATTGGACATCGCGTCAAGTCCATCAACAATCCCGATGTGCGTGTCAAGATTATCAAGGAGTTCGTCCTGGAGAACTTCCCACAGTGTCCGCTGCTCAAGTACGCGTTGGAGGTGGAGAAGATCACCACAAACAAGAagccaaatttaattttgaatgtCGATGGTGTGATTGCTACCGCCTTTGTCGATATGCTGCGCAACAGCGGCTCATTCACCAG TGAGGAGGCACAGGAGTACATCAATGTGGGCGCTATTAATTCGCTGTTCGTGCTGGGTCGTAGCATAGGCTTCATTGGTCATTATATGGATCAGAAGCGACTCAAACAGGGCCTTTACCGTCATCCATGGGACGACATTTCTTATGTCATACCCGAGCAATACAACTAA
- the LOC132792078 gene encoding transmembrane protein 208 — translation MAPPQKGKQATKGAKQIVEENKTTLAFYRNMSIGCAAPAILLSFLLFEITKLTVFMLAVSLLILGAAYQFMVFMSRAKYSETGALLDSGNDLNMEGGIAENVKDLIILTSGTLLLALISNYFWFLLLLAPLRAIWMLWGSVIQPWLSQRNANEEPEVDEKKQRKLDRKMRRMR, via the exons ATGGCT CCACCACAAAAAGGCAAACAAGCCACGAAAGGCGCTAAACAAATCGTTGAGGAGAACAAAACAACATTAGCGTTTTATAGGAATATGTCTATAGGATGCGCAGCACCTGCAATCCTGCTGAGTTTTCTGCTGTTCGAGATCACAAAACTCACAGTG TTCATGCTGGCCGTGTCGCTGCTTATCTTGGGTGCTGCGTACCAATTTATGGTATTCATGTCCCGTGCAAAATACTCAGAAACGGGTGCTCTTCTTGACTCTGGGAACGACCTGAATATGGAAGGCGGCATTGCTGA AAACGTCAAGGACCTTATCATTCTTACGTCAGGCACCCTACTGCTGGCCCTGATTTCCAACTACTTCTGGTTCCTACTTTTATTGGCGCCTCTTCGTGCGATTTGGATGCTTTGGGGCTCCGTTATTCAACCTTGGCTGTCGCAACGTAACGCTAACGAAGAACCCGAGGTGGATGAAAAGAAACAACGAAAACTGGATCGCAAGATGCGTCGCATGAGATAA
- the LOC132792059 gene encoding ATP-citrate synthase isoform X1 — MSAKAITEASGKDVLNRHLNQNGAGAATCRFATVNAETDWSKLSVDQPWLLNTPLVVKPDQLIKRRGKLGLIGVKKTFEQVKQWIEERLNKDQKIGNAVGKLRNFIIEPFIPHTEAEEMYVCIYSHRSADTILFYHQGGVDIGDVDAKAVKLDVPVDSELSLADVKTTLLKAITDAATKERIAKFVFALYKTFADLYFTYLEINPLVVTADNLYILDLAAKLDSTADFICRPKWGEIDYPPPFGRDAFPEEAYIADLDAKSGASLKLTILNRNGRIWTMVAGGGASVIYSDTICDLGGAAELANYGEYSGAPSEQQTYEYAKTILNLMTSSPKHPDGKVLITGGGIANFTNVASTFQGIITALSEFQPKLVEHNVSIFVRRAGPNYQEGLRRMRDFGSTLGIPLHVFGPETHMTSICGMALGKRPIPQAASVEFSTANFLLPGGQQAQADLKEASDADALGSALGSKTAQSIKLPPISADESDGVAATNNHQQNSASNGSNLNRKFFSNTTKAIVWGMQQRAVQSMLDFDFICRRDQPSVVAMVYPFTGDHKQKYYWGHKEILIPVYKKMSDAIHKHKEVDVMVNFASLRSAYDSTLEVLDFPQIRTVAIIAEGIPENMTRKLIVEANKKGVAIIGPATVGGVKPGCFKIGNTGGMLDNILHSKLYRPGSVAYVSRSGGMSNELNNIISKATDGVIEGIAIGGDRYPGSTFMDHILRYQADPETKLIVLLGEVGGNEEYDVCAALKDNRITKPLVAWCIGTCASMFTSEVQFGHAGSCANSDRETATAKNKALREAGAYVPESFDNLGELIHQVYSELVKTGRIVPREEVPPPTVPMDYSWARELGLIRKPASFMTSICDERGQELMYAGMPISEVLNKDVGIGGVISLLWFQRCLPSYVCKFFEMCLMVTADHGPAVSGAHNTIVCARAGKDLVSSVVSGLLTIGDRFGGALDGSARQFSEAYDTNLHPMEFVNKMRKEGKLILGIGHRVKSINNPDVRVKIIKEFVLENFPQCPLLKYALEVEKITTNKKPNLILNVDGVIATAFVDMLRNSGSFTSEEAQEYINVGAINSLFVLGRSIGFIGHYMDQKRLKQGLYRHPWDDISYVIPEQYN; from the exons CCACTTGTGGTCAAGCCTGATCAGCTGATTAAGCGACGCGGCAAACTTGGCCTCATTGGCGTCAAGAAGACCTTTGAGCAGGTGAAGCAATGGATCGAAGAACGCCTCAACAAGGATCAGAAGATTGGCAATGCGGTGGGCAAGCTGCGAAACTTTATCATCGAGCCCTTCATCCCCCACACAGAG GCCGAGGAGATGTACGTGTGCATCTATTCGCATCGTTCAGCGGACACGATTCTGTTCTATCATCAGGGCGGAGTTGACATTGGCGATGTGGATGCCAAGGCTGTCAAGCTCGACGTTCCCGTCGACAGCGAATTGTCGCTGGCCGATGTGAAGACAACGCTGCTCAAGGCGATCACAGATGCTGCGACTAAGGAGCGCATCGCCAAGTTCGTCTTTGCGCTATACAAGACATTTGCCGATTTGTATTTCACGTATCTGGAGATCAATCCCCTTGTGGTGACTGCagataatttgtatatattggATTTGGCAGCCAAGCTGGACTCGACTGCCGACTTCATATGTCGTCCCAAGTGGGGTGAAATTGATTATCCACCACCATTTGGTCGCGATGCCTTCCCCGAGGAAGCGTACATTGCCGATCTCGATGCAAAGAGCGGCGCCTCACTCAAACTCACGATTTTGAATAGAAATGGCCGTATTTGGACCATGGTTGCTGGAGGTGGTGCCAGTGTCATTTACTCCGATACCATTTGCGATCTTGGCGGCGCCGCAGAGTTGGCCAACTATGGCGAATACAGTGGAGCACCGTCGGAGCAGCAGACGTATGAGTACGCTAAAACCATACTTAACCTGATGACCTCGTCGCCCAAACACCCAGATGGCAAGGTGCTGATTACCGGCGGCGGCATTGCCAATTTTACCAATGTCGCTTCGACCTTTCAAG GTATCATCACCGCACTCAGCGAGTTCCAACCCAAGCTGGTCGAACACAATGTTTCGATCTTTGTGCGCCGTGCTGGCCCCAATTATCAGGAGGGATTGCGTCGCATGCGTGACTTTGGCAGCACTCTCGGCATTCCGCTGCATGTCTTTGGCCCCGAGACACACATGACCTCCATTTGCGGCATGGCTCTGGGCAAGCGACCCATTCCACAGGCGGCCAGCGTTGAATTCTCCACGGCCAACTTTTTGTTGCCGGGCGGACAGCAAGCGCAGGCTGACTTGAAGGAAGCCAGTGATGCTGACGCTCTGGGCTCCG CGTTGGGCTCGAAAACAGCACAATCGATTAAACTCCCACCTATCTCGGCAGATGAGAGCGATGGAGTTGCCGCCACCAATAATCACCAGCAGAACAGCGCAAGCAATGGGTCGAACTTGAATAGAAAGTTCTTCTCAAACACAACCAAAGCCATCGTCTGGGGCATGCAACAGCGTGCAGTGCAATCTATGCTGGACTTTGATTTTATCTGCAG ACGCGATCAACCTTCGGTGGTGGCCATGGTTTATCCATTCACAGGCGATCACAAGCAGAAGTACTACTGGGGACACAAGGAGATACTCATTCCCGTCTACAAGAAGATGTCCGACGCCATACATAAGCACAAAGAGGTCGACGTCATGGTGAACTTTGCCTCGTTGCGTTCCGCATATGATTCCACTTTGGAGGTGCTTGACTTCCCACAAATTCGCACGGTTGCCATCATTGCCGAGGGCATTCCCGAGAACATGACACGCAAGCTGATTGTGGAGGCCAACAAGAAGGGAGTCGCCATCATTGGACCCGCTACTGTCGGTGGCGTGAAACCAGGTTGCTTCAAGATTGGTAACACCGGTGGTATGCTTGACAACATACTCCACTCCAAGCTCTACCGTCCAGGCAGTGTGGCGTATGTTTCCCGCTCAGGTGGCATGTCGAATGAGTTGAACAATATCATCTCGAAGGCAACGGATGGCGTCATTGAAGGCATTGCCATTGGTGGCGATAGATATCCCGGCTCCACATTCATGGATCACATTCTGCGCTATCAGGCCGATCCTGAGACGAAGCTTATAGTGTTGCTGGGTGAAGTGGGTGGCAACGAGGAGTATGATGTGTGCGCTGCGCTCAAGGATAATCGCATCACAAAGCCACTTGTCGCCTGGTGCATTGGCACATGCGCCAGCATGTTTACCTCAGAAGTGCAGTTCGGTCATGCCGGTTCGTGCGCCAACTCAGATCGCGAAACAGCCACGGCAAAGAACAAGGCACTGCGCGAAGCTGGTGCCTATGTGCCGGAATCCTTCGATAATCTAGGCGAGCTGATTCATCAGGTGTACAGCGAGCTGGTGAAGACCGGCCGCATTGTGCCACGCGAGGAAGTGCCGCCACCAACAGTACCCATGGATTATTCGTGGGCTCGTGAGCTGGGACTCATTCGCAAGCCAGCCTCATTCATGACCTCAATTTGTGACGAGCGTGGCCAGGAGCTGATGTACGCTGGCATGCCCATCAGTGAGGTGCTCAACAAAGATGTGGGCATCGGTGGTGTCATCTCGCTGCTGTGGTTTCAGCGTTGTCTACCCTCGTATGTGTGCAAGTTCTTCGAAATGTGCCTGATGGTCACGGCTGATCATGGTCCAGCTGTCTCTGGCGCCCACAATACCATTGTGTGTGCTCGTGCTGGCAAGGATCTGGTCTCCTCAGTCGTCAGCGGTCTGTTGACCATC GGTGATCGGTTTGGTGGCGCTCTGGATGGATCTGCCAGGCAATTCTCAGAGGCCTACGACACCAACTTGCATCCCATGGAGTTTGTTAACAAAATGCGCAAGGAGGGCAAACTCATCTTGGGCATTGGACATCGCGTCAAGTCCATCAACAATCCCGATGTGCGTGTCAAGATTATCAAGGAGTTCGTCCTGGAGAACTTCCCACAGTGTCCGCTGCTCAAGTACGCGTTGGAGGTGGAGAAGATCACCACAAACAAGAagccaaatttaattttgaatgtCGATGGTGTGATTGCTACCGCCTTTGTCGATATGCTGCGCAACAGCGGCTCATTCACCAG TGAGGAGGCACAGGAGTACATCAATGTGGGCGCTATTAATTCGCTGTTCGTGCTGGGTCGTAGCATAGGCTTCATTGGTCATTATATGGATCAGAAGCGACTCAAACAGGGCCTTTACCGTCATCCATGGGACGACATTTCTTATGTCATACCCGAGCAATACAACTAA
- the LOC132792073 gene encoding peroxisomal membrane protein 11B, with translation MDKWVQLNNQAAGRDKIARLIQYASRAIWDSLDNSNCHPALVDNFKTIEYILSTFRKLLRFGKGLDAFYASLKAIHYPDLTIRVTLTLSKVSQSLFLLADHLLWLARTGLTTVDTKKWSNVANKYWLFSIIMNLCRDFYEIVRVLDLHKAGCRGGITRCKIPASINSPADVKRLALQSFVLVQGHKDIVVDTVKNVCDVFIPLTALGYTSLTPRTIGLLGAISSVAGLWALLDSTAKLTPS, from the exons ATGGACAAGTGGGTTCAGTTAAATAATCAGGCGGCCGGAAGAGATAAAATTGCAAGGCTTATCCAGTATGCATCTCGCGCTATATGGGATTCATTGGATAACTCCAATTGCCATCCGGCTTTGGTGGACAACTTTAAGACcattgaatacattttaagCACATTCCGCAAGC TGCTGCGGTTCGGCAAGGGACTGGATGCCTTCTACGCTAGTTTGAAAGCCATACATTATCCCGACTTGACCATTCGCGTCACACTTACTTTGAGCAAAGTGTCCCAATCCCTCTTTCTGTTAGCAGATCATCTTTTGTGGCTGGCGCGAACTGGGCTGACAACGGTGGATACCAAGAAGTGGTCTAATGTGGCTAACAAGTATTGGCTATTTTCGATAATAATGAATCTCTGTCGAGATTTCTACGAGATCGTTCGTGTCTTGGATCTGCACAAAGCCGGTTGCAGAGGCGGCATAACGCGTTGCAAGATCCCAGCCAGCATCAATTCGCCGGCAGACGTTAAACGGTTGGCGTTACAATCTTTCGTCCTGGTTCAAGGACATAAGGATATTGTTGTGGACACCGTGAAGAATGTGTGCGATGTGTTTATACCTCTGACGGCTTTGGGCTACACCAGTTTAACGCCGCGTACAATAGGCTTGCTTGGAGCGATATCATCGGTGGCTGGCCTTTGGGCGCTACTTGATTCCACAGCTAAGCTGACGCCATCCTAA
- the LOC132792070 gene encoding palmitoyltransferase ZDHHC3, producing MHYSYSSLAPPGGVDHHNRCLGNRAWCVKDICGIVCVIMTWLLILFAEFVVCGLILLPSYHSYTAFSTVNMIIFQALAFLAFVSHLRTMLSDPGAVPRGNATKEMIEQMGYREGQMFYKCPKCCSIKPDRAHHCSVCQRCIRKMDHHCPWVNNCVGENNQKYFVLFTFYIASISVHTLFLVLSQFAECVRNDWRTCSPYSPPATIFLLLFLTFEGLMFGIFTIIMLATQLNAILNDQTGIEQLKKEEARWAKKSRLKSIQSVFGRFSLAWFSPFTEPSSRTKFSPHFYSV from the exons ATGCATTACTCGTATTCCTCGCTTGCTCCCCCTGGTGGGGTGGATCATCATAATCGCTGCCTCGGCAACCGTGCCTGGTGTGTCAAG GACATTTGTGGCATTGTGTGTGTCATTATGACCTGGCTGCTCATATTGTTTGCGGAATTTGTCGTCTGTGGACTGATTTTGCTGCCGAGCTATCACAGCTATACAGCGTTTAGCACAGTTAACATGATAATATTCCAAGCGCTTGCATTCCTCGCATTTGTCTCACACTTGCGCACCATGCTCTCGGATCCG GGCGCTGTGCCGCGTGGTAATGCCACTAAGGAGATGATTGAACAGATGGGCTATCGTGAGGGTCAGATGTTCTACAAGTGTCCTAAATGCTGCAGCATCAAGCCTGATCGGGCCCATCATTGCTCTGTGTGCCAGCGCTGTATACGCAAAATGGATCATCATTGTCCTTGGGTGAATAATTGCGTTGGCGAGAATAATCAAAAGTACTTTGTACTATTCACG TTTTATATTGCCTCTATATCGGTACACACACTCTTCTTAGTGCTTTCGCAGTTTGCGGAATGCGTTCGAAACGATTGGCGCACTTGCTCGCCCTACTCACCGCCAGCAACCATCTTTCTGTTGCTCTTTCTCACATTCGAGGGCCTTATGTTCGGCATATTCACCATTATAATGCTTGCCACCCAATTGAATGCCATACTAAACGATCAGACG GGCATTGAGCAACTGAAGAAGGAGGAGGCACGTTGGGCTAAGAAGTCGCGCCTTAAGAGCATTCAGTCGGTATTCGGACGTTTCTCGTTGGCTTGGTTCTCACCGTTTACGGAGCCGTCGAGTCGCACCAAATTTAGTCCACATTTCTATTCAGTGTGA